A segment of the Suncus etruscus isolate mSunEtr1 chromosome 7, mSunEtr1.pri.cur, whole genome shotgun sequence genome:
CAAACTGTCTCCATCTGCAGCTGTGCCTGGGCATGCAGATCCCCTCGAGAGGCAGTTTTGCAAAGATGCTTAACAAATCCACTAAGCTGCACCAAATTCTGCTTTCTGTTAAAACCTTTACACGTTCTTTCTGGAACTTTAACCAGGATAATGTTTTAACGTGTATTCCAACTCTAAACACTGCTAGTTTGTTTATGATTATCACACAGTTAGCTATACTGCTTGGTGGTTTAAATTGGAAGCATTGACCTAAAATATTAATGGTCATTCATAAAACACATTAGGcaaaataacattataaaataagttCAATTAAAAATACATACTGACAGTTATATTTgtgttctggaaaaaaaaagcatgtttaaGTTTTTATATGAATATACTTTTAAACAACTATCTGTGGAAATATGCTTAATAAAAGATCTTGTTGAAATTTTATCACTTCATGTAAAAAGCAACAAGTAAAAAAGTACAATTTCTATTTGAAAAGAGCTGCTTGGCTGCCTGGCAGCTAGGCCCAGTATGTACGTCTGCACGCTATGTGCATGCATGTACACATGTCTGCATGCAAATGTGCATGCACACCACTGAACACACAGCTGCTTTTTCAATACCTGGATGCACACATCTTCTACAAACACCTGCTACACTGAATGAGGCAGGTCTCCAGCCCCATGGGCACCCTGCGCACATGAAAGGCAGATCACACGGTGGTCACTGACAGGAAGGCGCTGTGCAAACGGGTGCCATCAGGAGACTTGGTGCCATGGGTCAGCAGTTCCTGGATAGTCATCCAGTTGTCGAAGATCTTCTTGTTTCTTCTCCTCATCATCTTCTTGTGGCTCAGCTCCAGGATGCTGCTCTCCCGGCGCTCGTCCCCATGCTCTTGCAGGCAGTGCACACGGCTCTGCTGCAGCAGTTCGCGCCTACGCCTCTGCTCTCGTGCTCGTGCCACGTGCTGCTTGCGCTCTTCCTTGCTCCAGTAGCGGCCCAGCTTCAGCTCACTGGCCGCGTCATCATCCGTGGTAACACCGCTACGTTCTTCACGGATACGGAGTGCACGCTCGCGGAGCAGCCGGTCCCTCACTGGTCGCTTGGTAATGTAGCGTGAGCCATCGCTGCGCACCTTCACCTTCCACTCCAGCCGAGGCTCCCTGGGTCTTGTGGCCATGTCCTTGCACAAGCTCACCAGGCTCATCTGGCTGTGTGCATACTCCACAGCCGACTTCTGCTGGATGAGCTGCATGTAGCTCTGATAGTGCTGCGCATGTGCTGGGATGTGTGCATGCTTGTAGGGCGAGTGTGGCCCAGAAGTACCTAGCTGGCCACTAGGCAAAGGGCTGCAGGCACGGGGATGCCGGTCCCTACCATCCATGAGTTGGCCAGAGTCTGGCTCCTTGGCTGTGGGGCCATCCCCTTCAGAGTCCTCAGTAATGGCAAGCATGGCCTGCATACAGGGCCCACTGGCGGTGCGGCACAGTGAACCATCTGGTGACGTCTCCAGGGTGAGTGGGGTGCTTCGGCAGCTCTCACCTGTGTTGTAGGCACTCGAGCTGTCCTTATCAGACTTCTCGGGCAGCTCGGAGATGTCGGCCAGGGTCGGCCGGTGCTCGGTACTGGAGGTGCGGGGCCCGCTGTGCTGCAGAGCCCAGGCATCATGGGCCTGTTGTGCCCGGTGTGCATGCACGATACTCAGGCACTCCAGCTCGATGCTGCGCAGCTCGGCATTGAGCAGTTCCAGCTCACGGTCCACGCTTTCGGGGTCACTCTTGCCAGCATCTACATCTGCAGGACCATCAGAAGGGCTGCCGGGACACAGTCGGCCACACTTGAGCTCTAGGAGCTGGCGGAAGTGCTCACAATCAGCAGGAGGGATGCCCAGGTCATCAGGGTCCGCACCTTCAGCTGATCCGAaggactcagtgctcaggggcaggTCGCCACTGCCCAGTGTATCCTGGCTGCATGTCAGCTTGGAGGCAGCAGTTGTTTCATCTCCTTGgttctctggctctgagctctcgTCATTCCGTGTGCTCTCATCAGTGCGCCCCACACCACTGTCCTTTTCATGCTGTGTAGACAGGATGGTGGCTGTGTCGGtagttcccccatcttcctcatgCTTCTTCTGAAcagaaagataaaagacattaagtaatagtacaggggtaaggtcagcttgcatgcagctgacccagctttgaaATTCAACATtctctatggttccccaagtagaGAAGCAGTCAGTAGTAGgaccctgagcacaattgggtgtggtccaaaaatcaaacaaaaacaatcccccCAACCATGAATGAGTGAAGCCACCTTTATGTAGCATGGACATGGGTCATGGCTCAGAGTGAGCTCTCTAACTCTTTGGGGCTCATCTACAGATTTTCACTGGTAAAGCAGCTGCAGGTGCAGCTAGCCCACAATGTTCTGAGGATCAGTTTCTCTGATCAGTACTGGTGCCCTCAGCCCTGCCTAGGATTCCACTCTGAAGCCCATCCTCTGATTATTAGTGGGTTGGTGAGGACACTGCTTTAGCTCTGGCATTGTCTAAAGTATTCTGTCCCCCCAGGATGCTTACCTAGGATGGGTAAAAATTAGGTTAGGGTTGGTCATTATTAGGGTTAGGTTTAGGTTTAAGATTGGGGTGGGTTGGGGTTGAGGTTAGGATTAGGGTTTGGGTTAGGTTTGGGTTTGGTATTGGGGTTGAGACTAGGGTTAAGATGGAGTTGGGGAGTTAGGGTGAAGGTTGGGGTTTAGGTTAGTAGTGGTGTTGAGATTGAGATTAGGGTTGGGTTTGGATTAGATTTAGGGTTAGGAATGGAGTTGTGGTTAGAGTTAGGGTGAAGGTTAGGAGTAGGTTGGGGTAAGACTATATTTTGTATTAATGATATGGTGAGGTTAAGATTGGGTTGGGCTAGCTGAAGATCAGGGTTTTAGGGATGGTGTTAGTTTTGGTAATGTTAGTGTTGGGGTTAAGTGTTGGGGTTGGGTTTAAATTCAGTTGTGTGTCTGGATTTGTGGTTGGGGTGAGTGTTAGTGTTTACTTTGGGATTAAGATGAGGGTTGTGGTTTGAGTTAGTACTGGGAATGGGTCATGATTGTATTTGAAGTTAGGTTTAAAGTTAGGATGAGGCTGGGGTTGGGACTGATGCTAGGTTTCATGTTAGGGTGAGAGTggagtttgtttttggtttagttAAGGGTGGACTTGGTTGGGAGTAGGGTTAAAATTTGAGTTGGGATTAGTGTTAGGGTTGTTGTTAAAGTTGGGGTTAGTGTGTTTGGGTTAGGGTTGGAGTTGGGATTCATGTTGGTGTTAGGATGAGGTTGTGATAGGGTTCTGGTCAGGATCAGAGTTGAGATTATGATAATTGTTAGGTTCTGGCAGGGTGGTACCTGTTGGAGCAGGCTGGCTGTAAACTGCATTGCTTGTTGGTGCTGCTCCTCCAGCATGTCAAGGTGCAGGTCATCTAGAAAGTCATTCCTGTCCTCGTCCAGCCAGCCCTCTTCAAGCTTGAGAGAAGCAGCAGCATGAGGACCTCTGGGAAGTTAACCACATCCCACAATCCTCCCCACTCTACTACTCTGGGAAGCCCTAGTAACACATTTTCGCCTGGAAGTTGGAAATATCTGCCAGAATGTGGGTGAGAAGACACTCTTGGGTGATTGTAGGGTAGGGCAAGACCTTTAGTCCTTTGCTTCATGCCCATAAAGAGTAGGCTGAAAGGGTGTGGGATGTGTGTCTGGAATCTGCAGCTCAATCAGATTGTTGTTGCATCTCAGCAGACTGAACTCAAGCCCAGCAGGCCATGGCTTGTGTATTGCTACTTCAATAATAATGAAACTGAATGACTCACCCCACCCTCCCTCCAatgacacttgggacattggtgatgggaatgttgcactggtgaagatttttttatataaaaaataaattaataaagcaaaaaaaaaaaagaataaaaagaaccaAATGATTCAATTCACAAAGGTCTGGCCCTAAGAAGGCCACTGATTCCCTGTGAGTCAGGCTATGTGGGGATCCACATATCTTTCCTGCTCAAGTGCTTTTTATTTGGGCTCCCTATCTTATGGCCTATCATCCTGCCTGCATGGCCGGTGGCTAACAAGTCCTAAACTAATCCAAGGACTGCAGACTATGGGGAGACTCACCTGAAAGAATGCTCTCCCTATGGGTCTACATTTACAGGGGGTCCCTAGTGTCATCAGAGTACACAGCCATAAGGGTGGCTACTCCTGATATGTTTCTCAGTTTGTGTGTATGTAGTGTGAGTGCATGCCTATCTGGTATACACATGTCTGTGCATCATCTATGTGGTGTGTCAGAGTGCATGTTGTGAGTGCGTGACTGTCTGTGTACACATGTGGACACATATATttaatgtttgtgtgtgtgtgtgtttgtgtgtgtgtgtgtgtgtgtgtgtgtctgtctgtctgtctgtctggtgGTTCTGCCTGTGCATGGTGTCAGAGACAGATCTGGAATGGCTTGCCTTTTTTCCTGTGGTCGAT
Coding sequences within it:
- the PDZRN3 gene encoding E3 ubiquitin-protein ligase PDZRN3, translated to MGFELDRFDGDVDPDLKCALCHKVLEDPLTTPCGHVFCAGCVLPWVVQEGSCPARCRGRLSAKELNHVLPLKRLILKLDIKCAHAARGCAQVVKLQQLPEHLERCDFAPVRCPHAGCGQTLLRRDVEAHVRDACDARPAGSCPDGCGLPLTQGERRAGGHCCARALRAHNAALQARLGVLHKALKKEALRAGKREKCLVAQLATAQLELQMTALRYQKKFTEYSARLDSLSRCVAAAAPDKGEEAKSMRLVLHRAAGSLGFNIIGGRPCMDNQDRSSNEGIFVSKVVESGPAAKDGGLQIQDQILEVNGKDLSRATHDQAVEAFKTAQEPIVVQVLRRTPRARMFPPVEQQLVDTGTQTDITFLHSLALCKVPGLESYLLPDEHPSAHEYYDPNDYLGGLQQELDREDLELEEVDLYRVSSQDKLGLTVCYRTDEDDIGIYISEIDPNSIAAKDGRIREGDRIIQINGIEVQNHEEAVALLTSEKKNFSLLIARPELQLEEGWLDEDRNDFLDDLHLDMLEEQHQQAMQFTASLLQQKKHEEDGGTTDTATILSTQHEKDSGVGRTDESTRNDESSEPENQGDETTAASKLTCSQDTLGSGDLPLSTESFGSAEGADPDDLGIPPADCEHFRQLLELKCGRLCPGSPSDGPADVDAGKSDPESVDRELELLNAELRSIELECLSIVHAHRAQQAHDAWALQHSGPRTSSTEHRPTLADISELPEKSDKDSSSAYNTGESCRSTPLTLETSPDGSLCRTASGPCMQAMLAITEDSEGDGPTAKEPDSGQLMDGRDRHPRACSPLPSGQLGTSGPHSPYKHAHIPAHAQHYQSYMQLIQQKSAVEYAHSQMSLVSLCKDMATRPREPRLEWKVKVRSDGSRYITKRPVRDRLLRERALRIREERSGVTTDDDAASELKLGRYWSKEERKQHVARAREQRRRRELLQQSRVHCLQEHGDERRESSILELSHKKMMRRRNKKIFDNWMTIQELLTHGTKSPDGTRLHSAFLSVTTV